The following are from one region of the Deinococcus radiopugnans ATCC 19172 genome:
- a CDS encoding branched-chain amino acid ABC transporter permease has product MDLLPQLLIAGVVIGSVYALAALGFVLIYKSSRVINFAHGQIIATGAFIAFALTQKGVNFWLAGLIAMLATFLLGMLIERVFLRRMVGEPIIAVIMVTIGLSSVIDGLIHLTPYGAGTFSFERPALLTGQGIELFGLPLSKTQIAGVLMALGLLGGFTYFFNKSTLGITMRAVADDQMAAMSVGTSVERVFALAWAAAGLTAAAAGVILGLMSGLTLGGLAGIGLKVFPVVILGGLDSVIGAIVGGMLIGILENLSAGYLDGIVPGGGTREVFPFIILIIVLLIRPYGLFGTKEIERV; this is encoded by the coding sequence GTGGACTTATTACCGCAACTGCTGATCGCGGGTGTCGTGATCGGCAGCGTCTATGCCCTGGCCGCGCTGGGCTTCGTGCTGATCTACAAGTCCAGCCGCGTGATCAACTTCGCGCACGGGCAGATCATCGCCACTGGGGCGTTCATTGCCTTTGCGCTGACGCAGAAGGGCGTCAACTTCTGGCTGGCCGGGCTGATCGCCATGCTGGCGACGTTCCTGCTGGGCATGTTGATCGAGCGGGTGTTCCTGCGCCGGATGGTGGGCGAGCCGATCATCGCGGTCATCATGGTCACGATTGGCCTGAGCAGCGTCATCGACGGTCTGATTCACCTGACCCCTTATGGCGCGGGCACCTTCAGCTTCGAGCGCCCCGCACTGCTGACCGGCCAGGGCATTGAGCTGTTCGGCCTGCCCCTCTCCAAAACGCAGATCGCGGGCGTGCTGATGGCCCTGGGGTTGCTGGGCGGCTTCACCTACTTCTTCAACAAGAGCACCCTGGGCATCACCATGCGCGCCGTGGCCGATGACCAGATGGCCGCCATGAGCGTCGGCACCAGCGTGGAGCGTGTGTTCGCCCTGGCCTGGGCGGCGGCGGGCCTCACGGCAGCGGCGGCTGGCGTGATCCTGGGCCTGATGAGCGGCCTGACATTGGGCGGTCTGGCGGGCATCGGCCTCAAGGTCTTCCCGGTGGTGATTCTGGGCGGGCTGGACAGCGTGATCGGGGCCATCGTGGGCGGCATGCTGATCGGCATTCTGGAAAACCTCTCGGCGGGCTACCTGGACGGCATCGTGCCGGGGGGCGGCACCCGCGAGGTGTTCCCCTTCATCATCCTGATCATCGTGCTGCTGATCCGTCCGTATGGGCTGTTTGGAACGAAGGAGATTGAGCGTGTGTAG
- a CDS encoding branched-chain amino acid ABC transporter permease — translation MPASRFTQTGNYRTRYAQDQTIFATYAEQLSLIVLIGLLLLLPLILPKTMLRDVNMIMIYAVAVIGLNITTGYTGLINIGQAAFMGVGAYATALAATRLNLPFFLAIPIGGIAGALVGTFVGLPSLRLKYLYLAVATLAFQIIFEWGVGHTPLLAQGGAISLPPVQVFGVKATFFNHNFVWYYLILPVLVVMGLLWRNVLRTKHGRSLIAVRDNDRAAAAMGINPGTAKIMAFMIGSFYAGIAGGLFAYFQKAVVIEDYGLHISIQLLAMAIVGGLGSLPGSFLGPLFIVTLDRLVGNGSQWLGAQNLFPAGVDVATALRPLSFGLAIVLFLMFEPRGLANWWRLSRLYFKKWPYKF, via the coding sequence ATGCCCGCCTCCCGCTTCACCCAGACCGGCAACTACCGCACGCGGTACGCGCAGGATCAGACCATCTTTGCCACCTACGCCGAGCAACTGAGCCTGATCGTCCTGATCGGCCTGCTGCTCCTGCTGCCCCTGATCTTGCCCAAGACCATGTTGCGCGACGTGAACATGATCATGATCTACGCGGTGGCGGTGATCGGGCTGAATATCACCACCGGGTACACCGGCCTGATCAACATTGGGCAGGCGGCATTCATGGGCGTGGGCGCGTATGCCACAGCGCTGGCGGCCACGCGGCTCAACCTGCCGTTCTTCCTCGCCATTCCCATCGGGGGGATCGCGGGCGCGCTCGTCGGCACGTTTGTCGGCCTGCCCAGTCTGCGCCTGAAGTACCTGTATCTGGCCGTCGCCACCCTCGCTTTCCAGATCATCTTCGAGTGGGGCGTGGGGCACACGCCGCTGCTGGCGCAGGGGGGCGCGATCAGCCTGCCGCCGGTGCAGGTGTTCGGAGTCAAGGCCACCTTCTTCAACCACAACTTCGTGTGGTACTACCTGATTCTGCCGGTGCTGGTGGTCATGGGCCTGCTGTGGCGCAACGTGCTGCGCACCAAGCATGGGCGCTCGCTGATCGCCGTGCGGGACAATGACCGGGCCGCCGCCGCGATGGGCATCAACCCCGGCACCGCCAAGATCATGGCGTTCATGATCGGCTCGTTCTACGCCGGCATCGCGGGCGGCCTGTTCGCGTACTTCCAGAAAGCTGTGGTGATCGAGGATTACGGCCTGCACATCTCCATCCAACTGCTGGCGATGGCGATTGTGGGCGGGCTGGGCAGTCTCCCCGGTTCCTTCCTGGGGCCGCTGTTCATCGTGACGCTAGATCGGCTGGTGGGCAACGGCAGCCAGTGGTTGGGAGCGCAGAACCTGTTCCCGGCCGGGGTGGATGTCGCCACCGCGCTGCGCCCGCTGTCCTTCGGCCTCGCCATCGTCCTGTTCCTGATGTTCGAGCCGCGCGGGCTGGCGAACTGGTGGCGATTGTCCAGGCTGTATTTCAAGAAGTGGCCGTACAAGTTCTAG
- a CDS encoding ABC transporter substrate-binding protein — translation MKKTLILSALVSLSFAAAQKTVTLPWSGAITGPTSDAGASYAAGVEDYCKYANAQKMLPGVTLNCVTRDDQYNNANTQRNFEDFVGNLNAPVFLGYATGGALQLKSVIQETKIPTLTASYHIGIIDAPDNTYTFLPVSSYSENIVALLEYIAKKERGAKVALIVNPSPFGRDPVVDARKAADRLGLKITDVQEVGGNNLDNTALLKRLESQGAKYIINQNTAGPVANILKDAKRLGLLGKMQFMGAHYTGGEDLTKLAGDAAKDFIWATSYYLYDEGNQPGIQLVKKIGAQYKRGGDTIRSVHYTSGMLAAAIAIEAMKRAGNNPDAAGVYKGLISMNGSKSFNPGFAVGPVTFSAKDHIGAESLRLLQADATGNFKPITGAQRSALFQLVHPMK, via the coding sequence ATGAAGAAGACCCTGATCCTGTCCGCCCTCGTTTCCCTGTCCTTCGCCGCCGCCCAGAAAACCGTGACGCTGCCGTGGTCTGGGGCCATCACCGGCCCGACGAGCGACGCCGGGGCCAGCTACGCGGCGGGTGTGGAGGATTACTGCAAGTACGCCAATGCGCAGAAGATGCTGCCGGGCGTCACCCTCAACTGCGTGACGCGCGATGACCAGTACAACAACGCCAACACCCAGCGCAACTTCGAGGACTTCGTGGGCAACCTGAACGCTCCGGTGTTCCTGGGCTACGCGACGGGCGGAGCGCTGCAGCTCAAGAGCGTGATTCAGGAAACCAAGATTCCCACCCTGACGGCCAGCTACCACATCGGCATCATCGACGCGCCGGACAACACCTACACCTTCCTGCCGGTCAGCAGCTATTCCGAGAATATCGTGGCGCTGCTGGAATACATCGCCAAGAAAGAGCGCGGCGCGAAGGTGGCGCTGATCGTCAACCCCAGTCCCTTCGGGCGTGACCCGGTGGTGGACGCCCGCAAGGCCGCCGACCGGCTGGGCCTGAAAATCACCGACGTGCAGGAAGTCGGCGGCAACAACCTGGACAACACCGCCCTCCTCAAGCGGCTGGAGTCGCAGGGTGCCAAATACATCATCAACCAGAACACCGCCGGCCCCGTCGCCAACATCCTGAAAGATGCCAAACGGCTGGGCCTGCTGGGCAAGATGCAGTTCATGGGCGCGCACTACACCGGGGGCGAGGATCTGACCAAGCTGGCCGGGGACGCCGCCAAGGACTTCATCTGGGCCACCAGCTACTACCTGTACGACGAGGGCAACCAGCCGGGCATCCAGCTGGTCAAGAAGATCGGCGCGCAGTACAAGCGTGGGGGCGACACCATCCGCAGCGTGCACTACACCAGCGGGATGCTGGCCGCCGCCATCGCCATCGAGGCCATGAAGCGCGCTGGCAACAACCCTGATGCCGCCGGGGTCTACAAGGGATTGATCAGCATGAACGGCAGCAAATCCTTCAACCCCGGCTTTGCCGTCGGCCCGGTGACCTTCAGCGCCAAGGATCACATCGGCGCGGAAAGTCTGCGCCTGCTGCAAGCCGACGCCACCGGCAACTTCAAACCGATCACCGGAGCGCAGCGCAGCGCGCTGTTCCAGCTCGTCCACCCGATGAAGTAA
- a CDS encoding ABC transporter ATP-binding protein, translated as MTLSTPQPANAPPPQTSASHGDLTVNNVEVVYHDIIQVLRGVSLTVRAGQVTSLLGTNGAGKTTTLRAISGLLKPENGKIREGTISFDGKTLSALNGTDVVKSGVVQVPEGRRVFKHLSVEENLRAGAILGRGNWHADLERIYTYFPKLPTLRHKQAGYTSGGEQQMIAIGRALMAHPKVLLLDEPSLGLAPLLVAEIFDNVRRINREEGLSVLVVEQNANIALRNSDYGYVMENGRIVMEGLSAQLASNPDVKEFYLGVTEGGARKSFKDVKSYKRRKRWM; from the coding sequence ATGACCCTCTCCACCCCCCAGCCTGCCAACGCCCCGCCGCCTCAGACCTCGGCCAGCCACGGTGACCTGACCGTCAACAACGTGGAAGTCGTCTACCACGACATCATTCAGGTGTTGCGCGGCGTCAGCCTGACCGTGCGGGCCGGGCAGGTGACTTCGCTGCTCGGCACCAACGGGGCGGGCAAGACCACCACGCTGCGGGCCATCTCGGGTCTGCTCAAGCCCGAGAACGGCAAGATTCGGGAAGGCACCATCTCCTTTGACGGCAAGACCCTCAGCGCCCTGAACGGCACGGATGTCGTCAAATCCGGCGTGGTGCAGGTGCCCGAGGGCCGCCGCGTGTTCAAGCACCTGTCGGTGGAGGAGAACCTGCGGGCCGGGGCCATCCTGGGCCGGGGCAACTGGCACGCCGATCTGGAGCGTATCTACACCTATTTTCCCAAGCTGCCCACGCTGCGGCACAAGCAGGCGGGGTACACCTCCGGCGGCGAGCAGCAGATGATCGCCATTGGCCGGGCGCTGATGGCGCACCCCAAAGTGCTGCTGCTGGACGAACCCAGCCTGGGCCTCGCGCCGCTGCTGGTGGCCGAGATCTTCGACAACGTGCGCCGCATCAACCGCGAGGAGGGCCTGAGCGTGCTGGTGGTGGAGCAGAACGCCAACATTGCCCTCAGGAACAGCGATTACGGCTACGTCATGGAAAACGGGCGCATTGTGATGGAGGGCCTCAGCGCCCAGCTTGCCAGCAACCCGGACGTCAAGGAGTTTTACCTGGGCGTGACCGAGGGCGGCGCCCGCAAGAGCTTCAAGGACGTCAAGAGCTACAAGCGGCGCAAACGCTGGATGTAA
- a CDS encoding phenylacetate--CoA ligase family protein gives MTNTIQSASISPPQQAELLGRLQHHPLYRTALQGIPEHADWASVPFLTRERLTEAFEAGELAHPDAVRVHLTPHPGGGWLPEYATRADIEAHGQAAAAALARAGVRPGDHVQIAFGFHRFAGGWIMQDGFEALGAKTLPFGPGETEAQLEAIQKLGVRVLVSAPSFAQKLGEAGARVELLISSGEPLTSIAGRRGRVEAALGGVALDAYASSEAGMMALETPEKNGLRVLEDWVYLEVVDPETGETLSDGERGELVVTHLNKHAMPLLRFRTGDLTRLERRTDGVYLPGGVFGNVGGMLKVKGVKLFPREVAFWLAGHGLDHTQHTLRLWSQAGADRLGLTVRGEGVDDLAELKSDFQRRFAMRLDEFSVAVDHEGMGVTDERA, from the coding sequence ATGACCAATACGATTCAATCGGCTTCCATCTCGCCCCCACAACAGGCCGAGCTGCTGGGCCGACTCCAACACCATCCTCTTTACCGCACCGCCCTTCAGGGCATTCCCGAGCACGCCGACTGGGCCAGCGTTCCCTTCCTGACCCGCGAACGACTCACCGAAGCCTTTGAAGCGGGCGAACTGGCCCACCCTGATGCCGTGCGCGTTCACCTCACGCCGCATCCGGGCGGGGGGTGGCTGCCGGAATACGCCACGCGGGCCGATATCGAGGCGCACGGGCAGGCGGCGGCGGCGGCGCTGGCGCGGGCCGGGGTGCGCCCTGGCGATCACGTTCAGATCGCCTTCGGCTTTCACCGCTTTGCGGGGGGCTGGATCATGCAGGACGGCTTCGAAGCGCTGGGGGCCAAAACCCTGCCCTTCGGCCCCGGCGAGACCGAGGCGCAGCTGGAGGCCATCCAGAAGCTGGGCGTGCGCGTGCTGGTCTCGGCCCCCAGTTTTGCCCAGAAGCTGGGCGAGGCAGGCGCGCGGGTGGAACTGCTGATTTCCTCCGGCGAGCCGCTGACCAGCATCGCGGGCCGCCGCGGACGGGTGGAGGCGGCGCTGGGGGGCGTGGCCCTGGACGCCTACGCCAGCAGCGAGGCCGGGATGATGGCCCTGGAAACGCCCGAAAAGAACGGCCTGCGCGTGCTGGAGGACTGGGTGTATCTGGAGGTGGTTGACCCGGAAACGGGGGAAACCCTGTCCGACGGCGAACGCGGTGAACTGGTGGTCACGCACCTAAACAAGCACGCCATGCCGCTGCTGCGCTTCCGCACCGGCGACTTGACCCGGTTGGAACGGCGGACAGATGGCGTTTATCTGCCCGGTGGCGTCTTCGGCAACGTGGGCGGCATGCTCAAGGTCAAGGGCGTCAAGCTGTTCCCGCGTGAGGTGGCGTTCTGGCTGGCGGGGCACGGCCTGGATCACACCCAGCACACGCTGCGGCTGTGGTCACAGGCGGGCGCCGATCGCCTGGGCCTGACGGTTCGTGGTGAGGGGGTGGACGATCTAGCCGAGCTGAAGTCGGACTTCCAGCGTCGGTTTGCGATGCGTCTGGACGAGTTCTCCGTGGCCGTCGATCACGAGGGCATGGGCGTCACGGACGAGCGAGCCTGA